A part of Candidatus Deferrimicrobium borealis genomic DNA contains:
- the leuC gene encoding 3-isopropylmalate dehydratase large subunit, giving the protein MGMTLTQKILARHAGRKTVAPGELILAKVDLALGNDVTSPIAIQAFRSLGAAAVFDRGRIALVPDHFAPNKDIKSAEQVKLMREFAKEFGIANYFEVGRMGIEHVLLPDEGLVVPGDLVIGADSHTCTYGALCAFSTGVGSTDLAAAMFSGEVWLKVPETLRIVLSGRPAKWVEGKDVILHIIGEIGVDGALYRAMEYAGDGIAHLSMAWRFTMANMAIEAGAKNGIFPFDAATKAYADGRAKRKYEVVTADPDARYADEISVDLSALEPVVAFPHLPENTKPLSQVGNVPIDQVVVGSCTNGRIEDLRSAAAVIRGRKVHDGVRMLIFPATQEIYLQAMREGLMEAFVTAGAAFSTPTCGPCLGGHMGILAKGERAISTTNRNFVGRMGHPESEVYLSNPAVAAASAVLGRIGGPDEL; this is encoded by the coding sequence ATGGGCATGACGCTCACACAGAAGATCCTCGCTAGGCACGCCGGAAGAAAGACGGTCGCGCCAGGGGAACTGATCCTGGCGAAGGTCGACCTCGCCCTCGGCAACGACGTCACCAGCCCGATCGCGATCCAGGCGTTCCGGTCGCTGGGGGCGGCGGCGGTGTTCGACCGCGGGCGGATCGCCCTGGTGCCCGACCACTTCGCTCCGAACAAGGACATCAAGAGCGCCGAACAGGTCAAGCTGATGCGCGAGTTCGCGAAGGAGTTCGGCATCGCGAACTACTTCGAGGTCGGCCGGATGGGGATCGAGCACGTCCTGCTCCCGGACGAGGGGCTGGTCGTCCCCGGCGACCTCGTGATCGGCGCGGACAGCCACACCTGCACCTACGGCGCCCTTTGCGCCTTCTCCACCGGCGTGGGGAGCACCGACCTCGCCGCGGCGATGTTCTCGGGGGAGGTGTGGCTCAAGGTCCCCGAGACGCTGCGGATCGTCCTTTCGGGCCGCCCCGCGAAGTGGGTCGAGGGGAAGGACGTGATCCTGCATATCATCGGGGAGATCGGGGTGGACGGGGCGCTCTACCGCGCGATGGAGTACGCGGGGGACGGGATCGCGCACCTGTCGATGGCGTGGCGCTTCACCATGGCGAACATGGCGATCGAGGCGGGGGCGAAGAACGGGATCTTTCCGTTCGACGCGGCGACGAAGGCGTACGCCGACGGAAGGGCGAAGCGGAAGTACGAGGTCGTGACGGCCGATCCCGACGCGCGGTACGCGGACGAGATCTCCGTGGACCTTTCCGCGCTCGAGCCGGTGGTCGCGTTCCCGCACCTGCCGGAGAACACGAAGCCGCTGTCGCAGGTCGGGAACGTCCCGATCGACCAGGTCGTGGTGGGGTCGTGCACCAACGGGCGGATCGAGGACCTCCGCAGCGCCGCCGCGGTGATCCGGGGGCGGAAGGTGCACGACGGCGTGCGGATGCTCATCTTTCCCGCCACCCAGGAGATCTACCTGCAGGCGATGCGGGAGGGGCTGATGGAGGCGTTCGTCACGGCGGGGGCGGCCTTCTCCACCCCCACCTGCGGGCCGTGCCTGGGCGGCCACATGGGGATCCTGGCGAAGGGGGAGCGGGCGATCTCGACGACGAACCGGAACTTCGTCGGCCGGATGGGGCACCCCGAGAGCGAGGTGTACCTCTCCAACCCCGCGGTGGCCGCGGCCTCCGCGGTCCTCGGGCGCATTGGAGGTCCGGATGAACTCTAG
- the leuD gene encoding 3-isopropylmalate dehydratase small subunit: MNSRGDIPGAETGGGKECPPLRGKAWKYGDDVDTDVIIPARYLNTSDPAELASHCMEDIDASFASKVAPGDFIVAGKNFGCGSSREHAPIAIKASGASAVIARSFARIFYRNAFNMGLPIFEAPDAVDEIEAGDRLAVDMERGSLRNETKGKEYRFTPIPPFMRELVASGGLLNYIAKRKKGA, translated from the coding sequence ATGAACTCTAGGGGGGACATTCCTGGAGCAGAAACGGGCGGAGGGAAGGAGTGTCCCCCACTGCGCGGCAAGGCGTGGAAGTACGGGGACGACGTCGACACGGACGTCATCATCCCCGCGCGGTACCTGAACACCTCCGACCCGGCGGAGCTCGCCTCGCACTGCATGGAGGACATCGACGCCTCGTTCGCGTCGAAGGTGGCTCCGGGCGACTTCATCGTCGCCGGGAAGAACTTCGGGTGCGGCTCCTCGCGGGAGCACGCCCCGATCGCGATCAAGGCGTCCGGCGCGTCGGCGGTCATCGCCCGCTCGTTCGCCCGGATCTTCTACCGGAACGCCTTCAACATGGGGCTGCCGATCTTCGAAGCCCCGGACGCGGTGGACGAGATCGAGGCCGGAGACCGCCTCGCCGTGGACATGGAGCGGGGGTCCCTGCGGAACGAGACGAAGGGGAAGGAGTACCGTTTCACACCGATCCCCCCGTTCATGCGGGAGCTGGTGGCCTCCGGGGGGTTGCTGAACTACATCGCGAAAAGGAAGAAGGGGGCCTGA
- a CDS encoding aspartate-semialdehyde dehydrogenase has translation MSGKRFNVAIAGATGAVGEVFLQILAERKFPINNLRLLASERSVGKKLKFAGHEFPVELLSKDAFKGIDIALFSAGASRSKEFASAAWASGAVVVDNSSAFRMEPDIPLVVPEINPEAIGQYKQRGIVANPNCTTIIAIMPLKPLHDFGVLKRVVASSYQATSGAGAKAMAELIAQTKAYAKGDPLEVAAFKHQIAFNVIPHIDAFLDNGYTKEEMKMTNEGRKIMGIPDLRVTCTTVRVPVLTAHSISINAQFEKKITREKARELIAKFPGCQVMDDPAGNVYPMPLFAAGKDDCYVGRIREDDSAENCLNLWVCGDQLRKGAALNAVQIAEVIAQKYLQPAAV, from the coding sequence ATGAGCGGCAAGCGTTTCAACGTGGCCATCGCCGGCGCGACCGGCGCGGTGGGGGAAGTATTCCTGCAGATCCTGGCGGAGCGGAAGTTCCCGATCAACAACCTGCGTCTTCTGGCGTCCGAACGGTCGGTGGGCAAGAAGCTGAAGTTCGCCGGGCACGAGTTTCCCGTCGAGCTGCTCTCGAAGGACGCCTTCAAGGGGATCGACATCGCCCTGTTCTCCGCGGGCGCCTCGCGCAGCAAGGAGTTCGCCTCCGCGGCGTGGGCCTCGGGCGCGGTCGTCGTCGACAACTCCTCCGCGTTCCGGATGGAGCCCGACATCCCGCTGGTGGTCCCCGAGATCAACCCCGAGGCGATCGGCCAATACAAGCAGCGCGGGATCGTGGCGAACCCGAACTGCACGACGATCATCGCGATCATGCCGCTGAAGCCGCTGCACGATTTCGGAGTCTTGAAGCGGGTCGTGGCGTCGTCGTACCAGGCGACCTCGGGCGCCGGGGCCAAGGCGATGGCGGAGCTGATCGCCCAGACGAAGGCGTACGCGAAGGGGGATCCGCTGGAGGTGGCGGCGTTCAAGCACCAGATCGCCTTCAACGTCATCCCGCACATCGACGCCTTCCTCGACAACGGCTACACGAAGGAAGAGATGAAGATGACGAACGAGGGGCGCAAGATCATGGGGATCCCCGACCTGCGCGTCACCTGCACCACGGTGCGCGTGCCGGTGCTGACGGCCCACTCGATCTCGATCAACGCCCAGTTCGAGAAGAAGATCACCCGGGAGAAGGCGAGGGAGCTGATCGCGAAGTTCCCCGGCTGCCAGGTGATGGACGATCCGGCAGGCAACGTCTACCCGATGCCGCTCTTCGCGGCGGGGAAGGACGACTGCTACGTCGGCCGGATCCGCGAGGACGACAGCGCCGAAAACTGCCTCAACCTCTGGGTCTGCGGCGACCAGCTCCGGAAGGGGGCGGCCCTCAACGCCGTGCAGATCGCCGAGGTCATCGCGCAGAAGTATCTGCAGCCCGCGGCCGTCTGA
- the leuB gene encoding 3-isopropylmalate dehydrogenase, which yields MAAKKICVFPGDGIGPEVMREALAVLRTVEKVSGGRRFETEEALLGGASYDAHGTPMTPGALSLAKASDALLLGAVGGPKWDVLPFDLRPERGLLGLRRELGLFANLRPAVVFAPLLGASPLRRELVEGIDLMVVRELTGGIYFGEPRGESVINGVETGINTEVYTRPEVERVARVAFDLARKRTRKVTSVDKSNVLESSVLWRRVVSEVGAKEYPDVSLSHMLVDNCAMQLIRNPRQFDVVVTTNLFGDILTDEASMITGSIGMLPSASIGGTVGLYEPIHGSAPDIAGKGVANPLAMVLSVAMMLKYSFDMPAESAWIERAVARVLAEGYRTGDIYREGEGKKVGTTEMGERVRDAVLKTSSER from the coding sequence ATGGCGGCGAAGAAGATCTGCGTATTTCCGGGAGACGGGATCGGTCCGGAGGTGATGCGGGAGGCCCTGGCCGTCCTGCGGACGGTGGAGAAGGTTTCCGGGGGACGGCGGTTCGAGACGGAGGAGGCGCTCCTGGGCGGCGCTTCGTACGACGCCCACGGGACCCCGATGACTCCGGGCGCCCTGTCCCTGGCCAAGGCGTCCGACGCGCTGCTGCTGGGGGCGGTGGGCGGCCCCAAGTGGGACGTCCTCCCCTTCGACCTGCGCCCCGAGCGGGGGCTGCTGGGGCTGCGCAGGGAGCTGGGGCTGTTCGCCAACCTGCGCCCCGCGGTGGTCTTCGCGCCCCTCCTCGGCGCCTCGCCGCTGCGGCGGGAACTGGTCGAGGGGATCGACCTCATGGTCGTGCGCGAGCTGACGGGCGGGATCTACTTCGGAGAGCCGCGCGGCGAATCCGTGATCAACGGCGTGGAGACGGGAATCAACACGGAGGTCTACACGCGTCCCGAGGTCGAGCGGGTCGCCCGGGTCGCCTTCGACCTGGCGCGCAAGCGGACCCGGAAGGTCACCTCGGTAGACAAGTCCAACGTCCTCGAATCCTCGGTGCTGTGGCGCAGGGTGGTGTCCGAGGTGGGCGCGAAGGAGTACCCCGACGTGTCGCTCTCCCACATGCTGGTCGACAACTGCGCGATGCAGCTCATCCGCAACCCGCGGCAGTTCGACGTGGTGGTGACGACGAACCTCTTCGGCGACATCCTCACCGACGAGGCGTCGATGATCACCGGGTCGATCGGGATGCTGCCGTCCGCATCCATCGGGGGAACGGTGGGGTTGTACGAGCCGATCCACGGCAGCGCCCCCGACATCGCCGGGAAGGGGGTCGCCAACCCATTGGCGATGGTACTTTCCGTCGCGATGATGTTAAAATACTCCTTCGATATGCCTGCGGAGAGCGCCTGGATCGAGAGGGCGGTCGCGCGGGTCCTCGCCGAGGGGTACCGGACGGGCGACATCTACCGCGAGGGCGAGGGGAAAAAGGTCGGAACGACCGAGATGGGCGAACGGGTCCGAGACGCCGTCCTAAAAACATCTTCGGAGAGGTGA
- the pssA gene encoding CDP-diacylglycerol--serine O-phosphatidyltransferase, whose product MSRGEWRGGDGLRRGVYVLPNLITSMSLFAGFYSIAATYNGSFERAAIGIVVGAILDGLDGRVARMTHTTTRFGVEYDSLADVISFGVAPAFLSYGWALSAFGRWGWLAAFLYLICGALRLARFNVQITTAEKGKFNGLPIPAAGVFVASMILLYYDLGGSGSFKHWAVLVTIYVLAFLMVSTIKFNSFKDLEPFRRRPFNTLVVFVFLALLVAAEPQVMIFVFGASYIVSGPVGEVVGAIRRRRTKRTESEKPVHGHDAHTEDPR is encoded by the coding sequence ATGAGTCGCGGGGAGTGGCGCGGGGGGGACGGCCTGCGGCGGGGGGTGTACGTCCTGCCGAACCTCATCACGTCGATGTCCCTGTTCGCCGGCTTCTACTCGATCGCCGCGACGTACAACGGCAGCTTCGAGAGGGCGGCGATCGGGATCGTCGTGGGCGCGATCCTGGACGGCCTCGACGGCCGCGTCGCCAGGATGACGCACACGACCACGAGATTCGGCGTCGAGTACGACTCCCTGGCGGACGTGATCTCGTTCGGCGTCGCCCCGGCGTTCCTCTCGTACGGGTGGGCGCTCTCCGCCTTCGGCCGGTGGGGATGGCTGGCGGCGTTCCTCTACCTCATCTGCGGGGCGCTGCGCCTGGCGCGCTTCAACGTGCAGATCACCACGGCGGAGAAGGGGAAGTTCAACGGCCTGCCCATCCCGGCGGCGGGGGTCTTCGTCGCCTCCATGATCCTGCTCTACTACGACCTGGGCGGATCGGGGAGCTTCAAGCACTGGGCCGTGCTGGTGACGATCTACGTCCTCGCCTTCCTCATGGTGAGCACGATCAAGTTCAACTCCTTCAAGGACCTGGAGCCGTTCCGGCGGCGCCCGTTCAACACGCTGGTGGTGTTCGTCTTCCTCGCGCTGCTGGTGGCCGCGGAGCCGCAGGTGATGATCTTCGTCTTCGGCGCCTCGTACATCGTCTCCGGGCCGGTGGGCGAGGTGGTCGGCGCGATCCGACGCCGCCGGACAAAACGCACGGAAAGCGAGAAGCCGGTCCATGGGCATGACGCTCACACAGAAGATCCTCGCTAG